A part of Thermococcus sp. SY098 genomic DNA contains:
- a CDS encoding chorismate mutase — translation MVELERLHELRKRIDEIDKQIIELLEERVRIAEEIGEIKKELNLPITDEKREEEVLKKAGKFREVFEKIVEVCKDVQRL, via the coding sequence GTGGTTGAGTTGGAAAGGCTTCATGAGCTTAGGAAAAGGATAGATGAGATTGATAAACAAATAATTGAGCTCTTGGAGGAGAGGGTTAGGATTGCTGAGGAAATAGGAGAAATAAAGAAAGAGTTAAACTTGCCCATAACGGATGAAAAGAGAGAGGAAGAAGTCCTTAAAAAAGCCGGCAAGTTTAGGGAAGTCTTCGAGAAGATAGTGGAGGTTTGTAAGGATGTTCAACGTTTATGA
- a CDS encoding pyridoxal phosphate-dependent aminotransferase, which yields MFNVYEFFNKISSLNPKIRLDAGQPDIKVDERIIEEAMSSLKRSETGYTKTPGLDELREKIAEVEGVEKENVIVGNGSKILIASQILRAKRIGIISPHWQAYESTAKMFGKELKIFKTSLEESWEPRIESLNVDLLILNYPNNPTGKILPREKLKEILEIAEDENVKVLADEIYSDITFKPFTPARELYDNVVSVKGFSKLFSMTGFRLGYAIAQREDIKAMQKFLEVTTTCAPIFIQRAGVKALEIREEIKKRVVRIYEERTRLASRILKGTFEFYKPDGTFYLFVKTGVDGLSFAEKLLEKGVSVFPGIAFGDYGDFIRISLVSSRLEEGLKIIKEVKLCASE from the coding sequence ATGTTCAACGTTTATGAATTTTTTAACAAAATATCATCGCTTAATCCTAAGATAAGATTAGATGCAGGACAGCCAGATATAAAGGTGGATGAAAGGATAATAGAAGAGGCCATGAGCTCTTTAAAGAGAAGTGAAACGGGCTATACTAAAACCCCCGGCTTAGATGAGCTTAGGGAAAAGATAGCAGAGGTTGAGGGCGTGGAAAAGGAGAATGTAATAGTCGGCAACGGTTCAAAGATTTTAATTGCTTCGCAAATCTTAAGGGCTAAGAGGATAGGAATAATTTCCCCTCACTGGCAGGCTTATGAGAGCACAGCTAAAATGTTCGGAAAAGAGCTCAAAATTTTTAAAACTTCCCTTGAAGAAAGCTGGGAGCCAAGGATAGAAAGCTTAAATGTTGACTTACTCATCTTAAACTATCCAAACAATCCAACGGGAAAAATTCTACCAAGGGAAAAGCTTAAAGAAATCCTTGAGATCGCTGAGGATGAAAATGTAAAAGTTTTAGCCGATGAAATTTACTCTGATATAACTTTTAAACCCTTTACACCAGCGAGGGAACTTTATGACAATGTTGTAAGCGTTAAAGGCTTCTCAAAGCTTTTCTCCATGACGGGATTTAGATTAGGATATGCAATAGCACAAAGGGAGGATATTAAAGCTATGCAGAAGTTTCTTGAAGTAACAACAACTTGTGCTCCAATATTTATCCAAAGGGCTGGAGTTAAAGCGCTGGAAATTAGGGAGGAGATCAAAAAGAGGGTTGTAAGGATCTACGAGGAGAGAACAAGACTTGCTTCAAGAATCCTGAAAGGGACATTTGAATTTTACAAGCCCGATGGTACGTTTTACCTCTTTGTTAAAACAGGGGTTGATGGGCTTAGCTTTGCCGAGAAGCTTTTGGAAAAGGGTGTTTCTGTTTTTCCAGGAATAGCCTTTGGAGATTATGGAGATTTTATCAGAATTTCGTTGGTAAGTTCGAGGCTTGAAGAAGGACTCAAAATAATTAAGGAGGTTAAGCTATGCGCATCGGAATAA
- a CDS encoding prephenate dehydrogenase has translation MRIGIIGYGKMGKLFAKEFSKKHEVGIYSNHAEKSEFKLFGSIEELFKWADVIIAAKSLEETPQVLETLAKLSEKSEGKVIFDISTFKRDVIEIYKRFPESVKVCSVHPMFGAGAKSFEGRRFIVIPVEGREEDITPVINLFKQFKAEVFIADAKTHDEMMKLVIGIPYFIGVSFLSFLSEFEGVENFGGTSFEYLATYAKAVLNDSPEFIKEVLEFSKDKIREFLRFAEKGEFDIEMLRKKFEHEIKESYKRFYKVLSET, from the coding sequence ATGCGCATCGGAATAATCGGCTATGGAAAAATGGGGAAGCTGTTTGCCAAAGAGTTCAGCAAAAAGCATGAAGTTGGAATTTACTCAAACCATGCAGAAAAGAGTGAGTTTAAGCTGTTTGGCTCAATAGAGGAGCTTTTTAAATGGGCAGATGTGATTATTGCTGCAAAATCTCTTGAAGAGACCCCTCAAGTTTTAGAAACGCTCGCAAAACTGAGTGAGAAAAGCGAGGGGAAAGTTATTTTTGACATCTCGACATTCAAGAGAGATGTGATAGAGATTTACAAAAGATTTCCGGAGAGCGTTAAGGTTTGCAGTGTTCATCCGATGTTTGGTGCTGGAGCTAAGAGCTTCGAAGGGAGAAGGTTCATAGTAATTCCAGTTGAGGGAAGGGAAGAGGATATAACTCCAGTGATAAATCTTTTCAAGCAATTTAAAGCCGAAGTCTTCATTGCAGATGCAAAGACTCACGATGAAATGATGAAACTTGTCATTGGGATTCCGTATTTCATTGGCGTCTCATTCCTGAGCTTTCTCTCGGAATTTGAAGGAGTTGAAAACTTCGGAGGCACATCATTTGAGTATTTAGCCACTTATGCAAAGGCTGTGCTCAATGACTCACCGGAGTTTATTAAAGAGGTTTTGGAGTTCTCAAAGGATAAAATTAGAGAATTCCTCAGATTTGCTGAAAAAGGAGAATTTGATATTGAAATGCTGAGGAAGAAGTTTGAACATGAAATTAAGGAGAGCTATAAGAGATTTTACAAAGTGTTAAGCGAAACATGA
- a CDS encoding HAD-IB family phosphatase, whose product MEKIAFIDVEGTLADFEFWNEIANYVENGDEIRALLYLGLAGKINWLQGFLMRIDLIRGLKISTVKKVSKKFKLKNRVIKTISYLKQDGFKVILISGMFKEVIGKELSKSKADIISNSLIVKNGIVVGANLNFIDKGSVVKRYRRQNVFVLAVGDGANDLPMFRWADIKICIGDNPVLRRESDFCINDFTEIINVI is encoded by the coding sequence ATGGAGAAGATAGCATTCATAGACGTTGAAGGGACTTTGGCTGACTTTGAGTTCTGGAATGAGATAGCGAATTACGTAGAGAATGGAGACGAGATTAGGGCTTTACTTTATCTTGGACTTGCGGGAAAAATTAATTGGCTTCAGGGGTTCTTGATGAGAATTGATCTAATTAGAGGGCTCAAGATTTCTACAGTCAAAAAAGTCTCTAAGAAGTTTAAACTTAAAAATAGGGTAATAAAAACAATTTCTTACCTCAAACAAGATGGGTTTAAGGTTATTCTTATAAGTGGAATGTTTAAGGAGGTTATTGGAAAAGAACTCTCAAAATCAAAAGCAGATATAATTTCAAACAGTTTAATAGTCAAAAATGGTATCGTCGTTGGAGCAAATTTAAATTTTATTGACAAAGGAAGCGTTGTTAAAAGATATCGGCGTCAAAACGTATTTGTGTTGGCTGTTGGTGACGGAGCAAATGATTTGCCGATGTTTAGATGGGCTGACATTAAAATATGCATTGGGGATAATCCAGTTCTTAGAAGAGAATCTGATTTTTGCATTAATGATTTCACTGAGATTATTAATGTGATTTAA
- a CDS encoding hydrolase, producing the protein MWLIFDVDGVLIDVSESYDLATKLTVEYFLKKLGKSIEVELDLIRALRRKGAFGDDFKVSEALIIGVLTGDLRSFVQNFPAGEGISWVRKQFGVVIDPKTIERIFNTFYLGEHYKERAFDFEGLWKKEKPIVKKGLLEKANERFKLGVITGRSALELELAEKIVGFHFKNAVTRELYVKPDPKALWHLTKGEEGVYIGDTINDELLVKNYKKAYGKDFNFLMVGRDIKDVNEFLQSLL; encoded by the coding sequence GTGTGGTTGATATTTGACGTTGACGGCGTTTTAATTGACGTGAGCGAGAGCTACGACCTGGCAACAAAGCTGACAGTTGAGTACTTCCTAAAAAAGCTCGGCAAAAGCATTGAAGTCGAATTAGATTTGATAAGGGCTCTACGAAGGAAAGGAGCATTTGGAGATGACTTCAAAGTTAGTGAAGCTTTGATAATCGGAGTCTTGACTGGAGACCTAAGGAGCTTTGTGCAAAACTTTCCAGCCGGAGAAGGAATAAGTTGGGTTAGAAAGCAGTTTGGAGTAGTAATAGATCCTAAAACCATTGAGAGAATTTTCAACACATTCTACCTTGGTGAACACTACAAAGAGAGAGCTTTCGACTTTGAGGGGCTTTGGAAGAAGGAAAAGCCAATAGTGAAAAAAGGGCTCTTAGAAAAAGCCAACGAAAGATTTAAGCTTGGGGTTATAACAGGGAGGAGTGCCTTAGAGCTTGAGTTGGCGGAGAAAATAGTTGGGTTTCACTTCAAAAATGCTGTGACAAGAGAACTCTATGTCAAGCCTGATCCAAAAGCCCTCTGGCATCTCACAAAAGGCGAAGAAGGAGTTTACATTGGGGATACAATAAACGACGAACTGCTTGTGAAGAATTACAAAAAAGCTTACGGAAAAGATTTCAACTTCCTTATGGTGGGTAGAGATATCAAGGACGTGAATGAATTTTTGCAGTCTCTTTTATGA
- a CDS encoding type II toxin-antitoxin system VapC family toxin, with product MRIFLDASFIIYLNVDVPDSLAEKIDALYKQLITGNKLYTDVLVLDEVIHISKKKYKVSYSETIDMLNEIIIPYVEVLPIGLMEYLKAKENILRYNLKPSDAIHLAVIENNGIQAIVTEDEDFDKIPIKRIWL from the coding sequence ATGAGGATATTTCTTGATGCCAGCTTCATCATCTATCTCAACGTTGATGTGCCAGATAGTCTTGCAGAAAAAATTGACGCCCTTTACAAGCAACTTATAACTGGCAACAAGCTCTACACAGACGTTCTCGTTCTTGATGAGGTTATACATATCTCAAAGAAGAAATACAAAGTGTCTTATTCTGAAACAATCGACATGCTTAATGAGATTATAATTCCCTACGTTGAGGTTCTTCCAATTGGACTCATGGAGTACCTTAAAGCAAAGGAGAACATTTTGAGATACAATCTGAAACCTTCCGATGCCATTCATCTGGCTGTAATAGAGAACAACGGGATTCAAGCAATAGTGACAGAAGATGAAGACTTTGATAAGATTCCAATAAAAAGAATTTGGCTTTAA
- a CDS encoding AbrB/MazE/SpoVT family DNA-binding domain-containing protein produces MVILMVSIRLKVGPKGQIVIPKVFREAYGIKEGGEVIIEPTDKGLVIKAPADVKTLMEKLKERRKMMKGVGIQAKLGDLRNMDLEDEFDEDIS; encoded by the coding sequence ATGGTGATACTGATGGTTAGTATCAGACTCAAAGTTGGACCCAAGGGACAGATAGTTATCCCAAAGGTATTCAGGGAAGCCTACGGAATTAAAGAGGGTGGTGAAGTAATAATTGAACCAACTGATAAAGGGTTAGTAATCAAAGCCCCAGCTGATGTTAAAACACTAATGGAAAAGCTCAAAGAAAGAAGGAAGATGATGAAAGGAGTTGGAATCCAAGCCAAGCTTGGCGACCTGAGGAACATGGACTTGGAGGATGAGTTTGATGAGGATATTTCTTGA
- the hisC gene encoding histidinol-phosphate transaminase, translating into MKIRELIKSFEPYRVLEGNYKIWLDKNENPFDLPPEIKEEIFEELRKTPFNRYPHITAMPLREAIAEFYGLSPENVAVGNGGDELLSYLTRLFKGDYIVTTPPTFGMYYFYARLNEIPVVEVPLDESFTINGDMIAEKAKRASIVFITSPNNPTGNTQPREEILKVLDTGVTVVLDEAYAEFSGKSCIDLLDEYENLIILRTFSKAFSLAGARVGYLLADKEIINAFYRIKSPFSLNSLTMITAKVMLNHYDVVMERVNYIIKERERIYKEFKGYAYPSEANFLLMSLDAYEFLLEKGIVVRKLGGRLKGHIRVTIGKREENDEFIKALKEFIERF; encoded by the coding sequence GTGAAGATTCGAGAATTAATTAAAAGTTTTGAGCCTTACAGGGTTTTGGAGGGTAACTACAAAATTTGGCTCGACAAGAACGAGAATCCCTTTGACTTGCCGCCAGAAATAAAAGAAGAGATTTTTGAAGAGCTCAGGAAAACCCCCTTCAATCGCTACCCCCACATAACAGCCATGCCTCTGAGGGAGGCTATAGCGGAGTTTTATGGGCTCAGTCCAGAGAATGTTGCCGTAGGAAACGGAGGAGATGAACTTCTGAGCTATTTGACCAGACTTTTTAAAGGGGACTACATAGTTACAACACCTCCGACTTTTGGTATGTACTATTTCTATGCAAGGCTGAATGAAATTCCCGTCGTAGAAGTACCTCTGGACGAAAGCTTTACCATAAACGGCGATATGATCGCAGAGAAAGCTAAAAGAGCAAGCATTGTTTTCATAACCTCTCCAAATAATCCAACAGGTAATACCCAGCCAAGGGAGGAGATACTCAAAGTCCTCGATACCGGTGTTACGGTTGTTCTGGATGAAGCCTATGCAGAATTTTCAGGAAAGAGCTGTATTGATCTGCTTGATGAATACGAAAACCTCATAATTTTGAGAACATTTTCAAAGGCTTTCAGTTTGGCCGGAGCAAGGGTAGGTTACCTCTTGGCAGATAAAGAGATTATCAATGCTTTCTACAGAATTAAATCTCCATTCAGCCTCAACTCCTTAACAATGATCACGGCAAAAGTCATGCTGAATCACTATGATGTAGTTATGGAAAGAGTTAATTACATAATTAAGGAGCGTGAGCGCATCTATAAAGAATTCAAAGGTTACGCTTACCCAAGCGAGGCAAACTTTTTACTCATGAGCTTAGATGCCTATGAATTCCTTCTTGAGAAAGGCATCGTGGTGAGAAAGCTCGGTGGACGATTGAAAGGACACATAAGAGTTACCATCGGCAAGAGAGAGGAAAACGACGAGTTTATTAAAGCATTAAAGGAGTTTATCGAAAGGTTTTAA
- the hisIE gene encoding bifunctional phosphoribosyl-AMP cyclohydrolase/phosphoribosyl-ATP diphosphatase HisIE — MKELIEKVNWEKNNGIVPVVVQDTKGEVLTLAYMNKEALMKTLETGYAHYYSRSQKRIRMKGEVSGNVQKVKEIRIDCDNDALLLIVEQVGVACHTGNYSCFYRKLGEPEKAVGGIDYSLTILRELEELIKQRKENPKEDSYTSRLFKEGKEKIYKKFGEESIEVLVAERRERIIYETADLLYHLLVLLAYNEISLGEVMEELRRRRK; from the coding sequence ATGAAGGAGCTCATTGAAAAAGTCAACTGGGAGAAGAACAATGGAATTGTTCCGGTAGTTGTCCAGGATACAAAAGGAGAAGTCCTAACATTAGCCTACATGAACAAAGAAGCTTTAATGAAGACGCTTGAAACGGGTTATGCCCACTACTATTCAAGGAGTCAAAAGAGAATTAGGATGAAAGGGGAAGTGAGCGGAAACGTTCAAAAAGTAAAGGAGATTAGGATAGACTGCGACAATGACGCTTTGCTTTTAATTGTTGAGCAAGTTGGTGTTGCATGCCACACTGGCAATTATTCATGCTTTTACAGAAAGTTAGGAGAGCCTGAAAAAGCCGTTGGTGGAATAGATTACTCGCTGACAATTTTGAGGGAGCTTGAAGAGCTGATAAAGCAGCGGAAAGAGAATCCAAAAGAAGATTCTTACACGTCAAGGCTGTTCAAAGAGGGGAAGGAAAAGATCTACAAGAAGTTTGGAGAGGAGTCAATTGAGGTTTTAGTCGCTGAAAGAAGGGAGAGAATAATCTACGAGACTGCCGATTTGCTTTATCATTTGCTGGTTTTGCTTGCCTACAATGAAATAAGCTTAGGGGAAGTTATGGAGGAATTGAGGAGGCGGAGAAAGTGA
- the hisF gene encoding imidazole glycerol phosphate synthase subunit HisF, with product MLAKRIIAALDIKEGRVVKGIKFQNIRDAGDPIELAKRYEEEGIDEIVFLDITASYEKRKILLDLVKRIAEEIYVPFTVGGGIRSVEEIREIIKSGADKVFLNTAAVDNPKLVSEAAKVVGSANLVIAIDAKWNGKFWEVYTHGGRKARGLDAIEWAKEVECLGAGEILLTSMDTDGTQQGFDIPLTKSIVEAVDIPVIASGGAGSPEHFYEAFKIGAEAALAASIFHYGKYTVRELKDYLAKKGIPIRLE from the coding sequence ATGCTTGCCAAAAGAATCATCGCGGCTTTAGATATAAAGGAGGGTAGAGTGGTCAAGGGAATAAAGTTTCAAAACATCAGAGATGCTGGGGATCCAATAGAATTAGCGAAGCGCTATGAGGAAGAAGGAATAGACGAGATAGTTTTCTTAGATATCACTGCCTCTTACGAAAAAAGAAAAATCCTCCTCGATTTAGTTAAGAGAATAGCTGAAGAGATCTATGTCCCATTTACAGTTGGTGGAGGAATTAGAAGCGTCGAAGAGATAAGGGAGATCATCAAAAGCGGTGCTGATAAGGTTTTCCTAAATACAGCGGCAGTTGACAATCCCAAGCTCGTAAGCGAAGCGGCAAAAGTTGTTGGGAGTGCGAATTTGGTCATAGCGATTGATGCAAAGTGGAATGGCAAGTTTTGGGAGGTATACACTCACGGGGGAAGAAAAGCAAGAGGACTTGATGCTATAGAGTGGGCAAAGGAAGTTGAGTGCTTAGGTGCTGGAGAAATACTCCTGACATCAATGGACACAGATGGAACTCAGCAAGGCTTTGATATTCCGCTGACTAAATCGATCGTTGAAGCCGTGGATATTCCAGTTATAGCCTCCGGTGGTGCTGGAAGTCCGGAGCACTTTTATGAAGCATTTAAAATAGGTGCTGAGGCAGCTTTGGCAGCTTCGATATTCCACTATGGAAAGTACACGGTTAGAGAGCTGAAAGACTATCTTGCTAAGAAGGGCATTCCTATAAGACTGGAGTGA
- the hisA gene encoding 1-(5-phosphoribosyl)-5-((5-phosphoribosylamino)methylideneamino)imidazole-4-carboxamide isomerase, whose product MKIYPAIDLMNGKAVRLYKGRKDKVKVYGDPVEIAKGFAEYFDKIHIVDLDGAFSGKPQNLDVVERIIEETGLRIQLGGGFRDYESIARAYEIGVENIIIGTKAFDLKFLERVTQDFEGITVSLDARGGKIAVKGWLEESSIRVEGAYEMLRNYVKRFIYTAIERDGTLTGIGSIERFWNNEEFIYAGGVSSVSDVIKLREIGFSGAIVGKALYEGKVTLEELLNVLGD is encoded by the coding sequence ATGAAGATTTATCCCGCTATAGATTTAATGAACGGAAAAGCCGTTCGCCTCTACAAGGGAAGAAAGGATAAAGTGAAAGTTTACGGTGATCCAGTGGAAATAGCTAAGGGCTTCGCCGAATACTTTGACAAAATCCACATAGTGGACTTGGATGGGGCTTTTAGCGGAAAGCCTCAAAATCTTGATGTTGTTGAGCGAATAATAGAGGAAACAGGACTGAGGATTCAGCTTGGAGGTGGCTTCAGAGACTATGAGAGCATAGCAAGGGCTTATGAAATCGGCGTCGAAAACATCATAATTGGCACGAAAGCCTTTGACTTGAAGTTTTTAGAAAGGGTAACACAAGATTTTGAAGGAATTACTGTTAGCTTAGATGCCAGGGGCGGAAAGATAGCAGTGAAGGGCTGGCTTGAGGAGAGCTCAATACGTGTTGAGGGAGCCTACGAAATGCTTAGAAACTACGTTAAAAGGTTTATTTACACGGCAATCGAAAGAGATGGTACTTTAACTGGGATAGGAAGCATAGAGCGCTTTTGGAACAATGAGGAATTCATTTATGCTGGAGGAGTTTCAAGCGTAAGTGATGTGATAAAGCTTAGAGAGATTGGATTCTCTGGAGCTATAGTGGGAAAAGCGCTCTATGAGGGTAAGGTCACTTTAGAAGAGCTGTTAAATGTCTTGGGTGATTGA
- the hisH gene encoding imidazole glycerol phosphate synthase subunit HisH yields the protein MIAIVDLGIGNLANVRKALGGVITSDPYEIEKAEKIVLPGVGNFGAVMEKLEPLRGVIIDAINDGKLFLGICLGLQLLFEESEESPGSKGLGVFEGKVVRFRGVRTPHIGWNQVWQKKECKLFEGIKDGAYFYFVHSYYADPQDKSIVAGVTDYQSKGNEVIFTSAVCRDNVYAVQFHPEKSSRVGLKLLANFRRL from the coding sequence GTGATAGCAATAGTTGATTTAGGGATCGGCAACTTAGCCAACGTGAGAAAAGCTTTAGGTGGAGTCATTACGAGCGATCCTTATGAAATAGAGAAAGCCGAGAAAATAGTTTTGCCTGGCGTTGGAAACTTTGGAGCTGTGATGGAGAAGCTTGAACCTTTGAGGGGAGTTATCATAGATGCCATAAACGACGGAAAACTCTTCCTTGGCATATGCCTTGGGCTTCAGCTGCTCTTTGAAGAGAGTGAAGAGAGTCCAGGGAGTAAAGGACTTGGCGTGTTTGAAGGCAAAGTTGTGCGCTTTAGAGGCGTTAGGACACCGCACATCGGATGGAATCAGGTGTGGCAGAAGAAAGAATGCAAGCTCTTTGAAGGCATAAAGGATGGAGCTTATTTCTACTTTGTCCACTCCTACTACGCAGATCCCCAAGACAAGAGCATAGTCGCAGGGGTTACAGACTATCAGTCGAAGGGCAACGAAGTGATTTTTACCTCTGCAGTATGCAGAGACAACGTCTACGCGGTTCAGTTCCACCCAGAAAAATCGAGCAGAGTTGGGTTAAAGCTCTTAGCGAACTTCAGGAGGTTGTGA
- the hisB gene encoding imidazoleglycerol-phosphate dehydratase HisB, with translation MRRKTKETDIIVEVGVEGSIETGDRIFDHLLTALFFYMREKINIKASYDLRHHLWEDLGITMGEELREKIKGKKIARFGSAIMPMDDALILVAVDISRPYLNLELDIKESEEGFEVTLVREFLWALARTLNATIHVKQLAGVNAHHIVEATFKGLGIALRQALSEGERLESTKGVL, from the coding sequence ATGAGGCGCAAAACGAAAGAGACCGATATAATTGTTGAGGTCGGTGTTGAGGGAAGCATAGAAACAGGGGACAGGATATTTGACCACCTCCTTACCGCTTTATTCTTTTACATGCGTGAGAAAATTAACATTAAAGCGAGCTATGACTTAAGGCACCACCTGTGGGAGGATTTGGGCATTACCATGGGCGAAGAGCTCAGGGAGAAGATCAAGGGCAAAAAAATAGCACGCTTTGGGAGCGCAATAATGCCGATGGATGATGCGTTAATCCTTGTCGCCGTTGACATCTCAAGACCATACCTTAACCTTGAGCTCGATATAAAGGAGAGCGAGGAAGGGTTCGAGGTTACGTTAGTTAGGGAATTTCTCTGGGCTTTGGCAAGGACATTAAATGCCACAATCCACGTGAAGCAATTGGCTGGAGTTAATGCACATCACATAGTCGAGGCTACATTTAAGGGACTCGGTATTGCTTTGAGACAAGCTTTGAGTGAGGGTGAGCGGTTGGAGAGCACTAAGGGGGTGCTGTGA
- the hisD gene encoding histidinol dehydrogenase yields the protein MNLELESYVAQILKDIRERGIEAVKEYSRKFDGYDGEFLVSEKEFEEAERQIPEKDKEIIKRTIERIRLYHEKQLESDKLYIKNASLYGIIYKPIRRIGIYVPGGKPLPSTLMMVGVPAKVAGVKEIAVTTPPKNGKINPYILYVAKLLGIEEVYKLGGIQAIGAMAYGIGMKKVDKIFGPGNKFVNEAKRQVFGVVGIDSLAGPSEIAVIADETANKEYVLYDLLSQLEHGKDSKAWLLTTSKELAEYCRRDGIEVVVCESLEECAEKANEIAPEHLEIITKEPLKLVDLIENAGAIYLGEYTPVPAADYFLGVNHVLPTGGAAKFSGVLTVMDFMKRISLAYVSKGEFLSERYLGIRLAEIEGMEMHKKSMEVRK from the coding sequence ATGAATCTTGAGTTAGAAAGCTATGTGGCTCAAATTTTGAAAGACATAAGGGAAAGGGGTATTGAAGCTGTAAAGGAATACTCAAGGAAGTTTGACGGCTATGATGGGGAATTCCTTGTTAGTGAGAAGGAGTTTGAAGAAGCAGAGAGGCAGATTCCAGAGAAGGACAAAGAGATAATCAAGCGCACCATAGAAAGAATCCGCCTTTACCACGAAAAACAACTTGAGAGCGATAAGCTCTACATAAAGAACGCTTCACTTTATGGTATAATCTACAAGCCGATAAGGAGAATCGGTATCTACGTCCCTGGAGGAAAACCTCTGCCTTCGACGCTCATGATGGTGGGAGTTCCAGCAAAAGTAGCAGGTGTTAAAGAGATAGCGGTTACAACACCACCTAAAAACGGCAAAATCAATCCGTACATCCTGTATGTTGCAAAGCTTCTCGGCATCGAAGAGGTCTACAAGCTCGGTGGGATTCAAGCGATTGGAGCAATGGCTTACGGAATTGGAATGAAGAAAGTAGACAAAATCTTCGGTCCAGGCAATAAGTTCGTGAACGAAGCGAAGAGGCAGGTCTTTGGTGTTGTAGGAATTGACAGCTTAGCTGGACCATCAGAGATAGCCGTTATAGCCGATGAGACAGCGAATAAGGAGTATGTTTTATACGATTTGCTTTCCCAGCTGGAGCACGGAAAAGACAGCAAAGCTTGGCTTTTAACGACTTCAAAGGAATTAGCGGAGTACTGCAGAAGGGACGGAATTGAAGTTGTCGTGTGTGAAAGCTTGGAGGAATGTGCCGAAAAAGCTAACGAGATAGCTCCAGAACACTTGGAGATAATCACGAAGGAACCGCTGAAGCTCGTAGATTTAATTGAAAATGCCGGAGCGATTTATCTCGGCGAATACACACCTGTGCCGGCGGCTGATTATTTCCTTGGAGTTAATCACGTTCTGCCAACCGGGGGAGCTGCAAAGTTCAGCGGGGTTTTAACAGTCATGGACTTCATGAAGAGAATAAGCTTAGCCTACGTAAGCAAAGGAGAATTCCTAAGCGAGCGCTATCTCGGAATTCGGCTGGCAGAGATAGAGGGAATGGAGATGCACAAGAAGTCAATGGAGGTCAGAAAATGA
- the hisG gene encoding ATP phosphoribosyltransferase produces MRFVLPKGRLFKGSLEILQKAGIELKPPENRELIVKNGRYELLLARAFDVPVYVEYGVDVGIAGSDVVEERESDVLVPLELPFGKCRLSLAMPKENAVSVEEMDGFRIATKYPNLTRKFFEKRGVEVEVIKLHGSIELAPKIGIADAIVDIVETGNTLRANGLVEVEKIMDVSALLLVNRISQKTKFKEINELVLKIKEVIKDES; encoded by the coding sequence ATGAGGTTTGTTCTCCCAAAAGGACGGCTATTCAAGGGTTCCCTTGAAATTCTGCAAAAAGCCGGGATTGAACTTAAACCGCCAGAGAACAGAGAACTGATTGTGAAAAACGGCAGGTATGAGCTTCTCCTTGCAAGGGCTTTTGATGTCCCGGTTTACGTCGAGTATGGTGTTGATGTTGGGATAGCTGGAAGCGATGTTGTTGAGGAAAGGGAAAGTGACGTCCTCGTTCCTCTTGAGTTGCCTTTTGGAAAGTGCCGCTTAAGCTTGGCGATGCCCAAGGAAAATGCAGTCAGCGTTGAAGAGATGGATGGTTTTAGAATAGCCACCAAATACCCAAACCTTACAAGGAAGTTCTTTGAGAAAAGAGGGGTTGAGGTCGAGGTGATAAAGCTTCACGGAAGCATTGAGCTTGCCCCAAAAATTGGCATTGCAGATGCCATCGTTGACATTGTCGAGACAGGAAACACATTGAGAGCCAATGGGTTAGTTGAGGTGGAGAAGATTATGGATGTTTCGGCTTTGCTTTTGGTGAACAGAATCTCCCAGAAGACGAAGTTTAAGGAGATTAACGAGCTTGTTTTAAAAATTAAGGAGGTTATCAAAGATGAATCTTGA